One Gemmatimonadaceae bacterium DNA window includes the following coding sequences:
- a CDS encoding PQQ-binding-like beta-propeller repeat protein: protein MNRPRRGWVTFASACGLGAIAALAVRGVPRASILRPTAGAAAGGDDEWPSYGHDFTNQRFSPLTQINVKNVGRLRLAWLHETRPAPIAPVEGIFKQESSPVVVDGVLYYTYPGPQVFALDAATGRELWRWAAADNGTIRVCCGPNNRGVAVADGRVFVATLDARVVAINAKNGKVVWQTRAADGAFGYSFTMAPLVADGKVIVGAAGGEFEIRGFVDAYDVKTGSRVWRFWTIPSPEEGGWWGTWARTTPDGEQLPRNIERERADSAKYPNAWQKGGAPVWMTPSYDPALGLVYFGTGNPGADFDDHERPGDNLYNNSIVAVDIKTGKHRWHYQMVPHDLWDYDAASPTVLVDIDVRGARVPAIAHAGKTGWVYILDRRTGTQIVRSEEFVPHENMWAEPTELGTRIAPGIQGGSNWQPMSYSPRTGLLYVRGQHTPNVYHRMVREHTVGERYDGGIASPARGDAYATTTAIDAATGKVRWMLRTDEPTLASPLCGGSLATAGDLVFYGDVQGYLNAVEASTGEGLWRAKMSGGAQWIRSTPVTFSADGKQYVAITTLQGLVTFALP, encoded by the coding sequence ATGAACCGTCCTCGACGCGGCTGGGTCACGTTCGCGTCCGCGTGCGGGCTCGGCGCCATTGCCGCCCTCGCGGTCCGCGGTGTACCGCGAGCGTCAATCCTTCGTCCCACGGCGGGGGCGGCGGCCGGTGGCGACGACGAATGGCCGTCGTACGGCCATGACTTCACGAACCAGCGATTCTCGCCGCTCACGCAAATCAACGTGAAAAATGTCGGGCGGCTCCGGCTCGCCTGGTTGCACGAGACGCGTCCGGCGCCGATCGCCCCGGTCGAGGGGATCTTCAAGCAGGAGAGCAGTCCCGTCGTCGTGGACGGAGTGTTGTACTACACATATCCCGGCCCGCAGGTATTCGCGCTCGACGCGGCAACAGGACGGGAGCTTTGGCGTTGGGCCGCGGCCGACAACGGAACGATTCGCGTCTGCTGCGGGCCGAACAACCGCGGGGTCGCCGTCGCCGACGGACGAGTATTCGTCGCGACACTCGACGCGCGCGTCGTGGCGATCAACGCCAAGAACGGAAAGGTGGTCTGGCAGACGCGCGCGGCCGACGGGGCGTTCGGATACTCCTTCACGATGGCGCCATTGGTCGCCGACGGGAAAGTCATCGTTGGAGCGGCAGGCGGAGAGTTCGAGATCCGCGGTTTCGTCGATGCGTACGACGTGAAAACGGGCAGTCGCGTGTGGCGATTCTGGACGATTCCGTCGCCGGAAGAAGGCGGTTGGTGGGGGACGTGGGCGCGAACCACGCCCGACGGCGAGCAGTTGCCGCGCAACATCGAGCGGGAGCGCGCCGACAGCGCGAAATACCCGAACGCATGGCAGAAAGGCGGCGCGCCCGTGTGGATGACGCCGAGCTACGATCCGGCGTTGGGTCTCGTGTATTTCGGAACGGGCAATCCCGGCGCGGACTTCGACGATCACGAGCGGCCCGGCGACAATCTCTACAACAACTCGATCGTCGCCGTCGACATCAAGACCGGAAAGCATCGCTGGCACTATCAGATGGTCCCGCACGATCTGTGGGACTACGACGCGGCGAGCCCCACGGTGCTCGTCGACATCGACGTCCGCGGCGCGCGCGTGCCGGCGATCGCGCACGCGGGCAAGACGGGCTGGGTCTACATACTGGACCGGCGCACGGGAACGCAGATTGTGCGGTCGGAGGAATTCGTTCCGCACGAAAACATGTGGGCCGAGCCGACCGAGCTCGGAACACGGATCGCGCCGGGAATTCAGGGTGGCTCGAATTGGCAGCCGATGTCGTATTCGCCGCGCACCGGACTCCTCTACGTGCGCGGGCAGCACACGCCGAACGTATACCATAGAATGGTTCGCGAGCACACCGTTGGTGAACGCTACGACGGCGGGATCGCGTCGCCGGCGAGAGGAGACGCCTACGCGACGACGACGGCCATCGACGCGGCCACCGGCAAGGTTCGCTGGATGCTGAGGACCGACGAGCCGACGCTGGCGTCGCCACTGTGCGGCGGATCCCTCGCGACGGCGGGCGACCTCGTCTTTTACGGCGACGTACAGGGCTATCTCAACGCGGTCGAGGCGAGCACCGGTGAAGGTCTGTGGCGCGCGAAGATGTCGGGCGGAGCTCAGTGGATTCGTTCCACGCCCGTGACGTTCAGCGCCGACGGGAAGCAATACGTCGCGATCACGACGCTGCAGGGGCTCGTGACGTTCGCCTTGCCGTAA
- a CDS encoding GNAT family N-acetyltransferase, giving the protein MSNIRPLELTDAPALFAAVNSSRDALRRWLDWYHDKYDLADAESWIRHTLAARREGTEFHFAICESKNAPAVGVVGLEQVSASDARAMIGYWLATSATGRGLAKRAVADALRWARAEVSVKTVWAGVAEDNAASRRVVEANGFRVAGTRGIDERGDTLLLYEMALAAVDVDRVV; this is encoded by the coding sequence ATGTCCAACATCCGTCCACTCGAGCTCACCGACGCTCCGGCGCTCTTCGCGGCCGTCAACAGTTCGCGAGACGCGCTTCGCCGCTGGTTGGATTGGTATCATGACAAGTACGATCTAGCGGACGCCGAGTCGTGGATCCGACACACCCTCGCCGCGCGCCGCGAGGGAACCGAGTTTCATTTCGCGATCTGTGAGTCGAAGAACGCCCCTGCGGTCGGCGTCGTCGGCCTCGAGCAAGTGAGCGCCTCGGACGCGCGTGCGATGATTGGCTATTGGCTGGCCACGTCGGCGACGGGCCGTGGTCTGGCGAAGCGCGCGGTCGCCGACGCCCTTCGCTGGGCCCGTGCCGAAGTGTCGGTGAAAACAGTCTGGGCCGGCGTTGCAGAAGACAATGCGGCGAGCCGGCGTGTGGTCGAGGCCAATGGCTTTCGAGTGGCCGGTACTCGGGGAATCGACGAGCGCGGTGATACCCTGCTGCTGTACGAAATGGCGCTCGCGGCCGTGGACGTCGATCGCGTCGTGTGA
- a CDS encoding CPBP family intramembrane glutamic endopeptidase yields MQVRSPSLAIRSAVQPIGPIVHALEAGTIFVLLLAYIWYFQARVHWSWMILLAIVLASHLVRGESAAELGLRRAGFVECARRFAIPVLVVAIAGVIAGFAFDTVRDVAAWRVAGVLGGYCFWALFQQYLLNGYFANRLQASFDSRYQFVVAPIAGLMFAAAHVPNPLLMGVTLVGGTVAAWAYQRHRNLFFLAFAHALIGTMLWLVVPDSVSHHLRVGPGMRRNHAHAVQRPAAGRADVSTRTLERPSAGER; encoded by the coding sequence ATGCAGGTGCGGTCGCCGTCGTTGGCCATTCGGTCGGCGGTTCAGCCGATCGGTCCGATCGTTCACGCGCTCGAAGCAGGCACGATCTTCGTCCTCCTGCTCGCGTACATCTGGTACTTTCAAGCGCGGGTCCATTGGTCGTGGATGATTCTATTGGCCATCGTTCTCGCCTCCCATCTGGTTCGGGGTGAGTCGGCGGCCGAACTGGGCTTGAGGCGCGCCGGATTCGTCGAGTGCGCGCGCCGCTTCGCGATTCCCGTGTTGGTCGTCGCGATCGCCGGCGTGATTGCCGGGTTCGCGTTCGACACGGTGCGCGACGTGGCGGCCTGGCGAGTGGCGGGCGTCCTCGGCGGCTACTGCTTCTGGGCGCTCTTTCAGCAATACCTGCTGAACGGCTACTTCGCGAATCGCCTGCAGGCGTCGTTCGACTCGCGCTATCAGTTCGTCGTCGCCCCGATCGCGGGACTGATGTTCGCCGCGGCGCACGTGCCGAACCCGCTGCTCATGGGTGTGACGCTCGTCGGCGGCACGGTGGCGGCGTGGGCCTACCAGCGCCATCGCAACCTGTTCTTCCTGGCGTTCGCGCACGCGTTGATCGGGACCATGCTCTGGCTCGTCGTGCCCGACTCGGTGAGTCACCATCTTCGCGTCGGGCCGGGGATGAGGAGGAATCACGCACATGCGGTGCAACGGCCGGCCGCTGGGCGAGCGGACGTGAGCACGCGAACGTTGGAGCGGCCGAGCGCCGGGGAGCGCTAG
- a CDS encoding type II CAAX endopeptidase family protein, producing MEAGVAAVLFGLALAAYFTANAHGAHLARPLPIALFVLLAGGYIALGVPDVARRLTVALPHASVRLAAGPAVLWLACVLYAAAAGLAVGDRALSIAVYLAIPSLILATGLAKPGEFPWRELAAAASLGLGVKYHLLPSLPLPAPSGYDASRLVGLVAGLYFFVVARPLDGVGYRWSLSRRDVSTAVLVFLGYAAIALPIGFASHFITWNPRAAAPVLLLQPIIIYLVTAVPEEFLFRGLIQNLLSRRLGIPLGLAVGSIIFGLSHLPDPRYAVLATIAGVAYGLVYVRTGKVTASAITHALVDAVWVILLHR from the coding sequence GTGGAAGCCGGGGTTGCCGCCGTGTTGTTCGGGCTGGCGCTCGCCGCGTATTTCACGGCGAACGCGCACGGAGCACACCTCGCCCGGCCTCTGCCGATCGCACTGTTCGTTCTCCTGGCGGGCGGCTACATCGCGCTCGGCGTTCCGGACGTCGCGCGCCGACTCACCGTAGCGCTGCCACACGCGTCGGTTCGACTTGCCGCCGGCCCAGCGGTCCTCTGGCTTGCATGTGTTCTCTATGCGGCAGCGGCCGGTCTCGCTGTGGGAGATCGCGCGCTCTCGATCGCAGTCTATCTCGCGATTCCATCGCTGATTCTCGCGACAGGCCTAGCGAAGCCCGGCGAGTTCCCGTGGCGCGAGCTCGCCGCCGCGGCGAGTCTCGGTCTCGGCGTGAAATACCATCTGCTGCCCTCGCTGCCGCTGCCGGCGCCGAGTGGGTACGACGCGTCACGACTCGTCGGACTCGTCGCCGGACTGTACTTCTTCGTCGTCGCGCGGCCGCTCGACGGTGTGGGCTACCGGTGGTCGCTCAGCCGGCGCGACGTTTCCACAGCGGTGCTCGTCTTTCTCGGGTACGCCGCCATCGCGTTGCCGATCGGATTCGCGAGCCACTTCATCACGTGGAATCCTCGCGCCGCCGCGCCGGTCCTGCTGCTCCAGCCGATCATCATCTATCTCGTCACCGCCGTGCCGGAAGAGTTCCTCTTCCGCGGCCTGATTCAGAATCTCTTATCGCGCCGGCTCGGCATTCCGCTCGGGCTCGCTGTCGGCTCGATCATCTTTGGATTGTCACATCTGCCCGACCCGCGCTACGCGGTGTTGGCGACGATCGCGGGTGTCGCCTACGGGTTGGTGTATGTGCGCACGGGGAAGGTGACCGCATCGGCGATTACGCACGCGCTCGTCGACGCGGTCTGGGTGATTCTGTTGCATCGATGA